TTATAAAAGGCAAGGAAACAATGAATAGAGATAGATAATCGGCTTTGCCTGACAGAAATTTTACATCTGGCTGTAGCATTCTGCGTATCAGGAGTAAGAGCACACAAACTATAACAATGATTGTCATCGCATCCGCTAAACCTTGAGGTAGACTCCACCAACTAATTTTCCATGACTCATACCATAATTCAATATGTCCTATTAAAAAAATCGGAGTAATAATAAGGCATATATGAAAAATAAATGTAATCATTGTAAACCATGGATGTTTTTTCATGCTTATACTTCCATAAGGCATAAGCCAGTGAATAACAGAACGAAGGGTGTATTTTAAGCTTAGATAGGGATAAATAACTCTTTCTTTTTTTGCAAGCTGGAGAAATTTCCATATCCGATAAAACATTCCAATAAAAAACACTGCAAAAGCAAACCATACAAGAGGACCTCTTGCCAATGTATAAATTGAAGGATCTTTAAAAAACTGTTCCATTACCTTAAAATCTCTCCAATTGTTAAAATTTTTCTGTAATACCTGCCATTTTTAATACATCTTACAAGAATTTTTTCACCATCAGGGCTAAATTGAGGTTCCCACAGTATATCAAAGGTATCTTTTCCTATTTCTCCATCTAAAACTATAAAATAGACTCCTTCTTTCTCTGCCTTTGTTATAATATGAGAACTGTCAGGACTAAATTGAGGTGACCAGACTCTCTCAAATCCTCGTTTCCATGGTATCCCATCAACAGCTACAGTCCACTGATTATTTTCCCTTACAACCGCAGCCACTTTTTTCCCGTCAGGACTGAATTGAGGAGGTAAAACAGCCTGAGAAAATGTCCTATTCCACGGTATCCCATCAACTGCAATAGTCCATTTTCCAAAATCCGTGGCAACTACCGCAGCAATTTTTTTCTTATCTGTACTTACTCTTTGATTCCAAAGTTGAACAAAGTATTTATCCCAAATTGTTTTACCATTCATTGCAAGTGTAAAACCTTTTTGAGTTTTCACTGGCACACAAATATGATTTTCATCTACAAACAACGGTTCCCAAGCATAAGGAAAAATTTCATTCCATATTTCACCATTAGCAGCAACAGAAAATTCCTGCTGTGAAAGCCTTACTGTTGCTGAAACTTTTTCACTATCCGGACTAAAATTGCATCCGTAAACTGAAATAAAATTTTTATCCCATGCAACGCCATCAACTACTACAGTCCATACACCTTCTTTAAAAGTGAATATATCAAGAACCTGAGGATTCTTTGTTCTGACATAAGATGCGGTTTTTTTACCATCAGGAGAAATAAATAAATCTCTTGTATCAAAAAATAAGTTCTCCCATACTTTACCATTTATACAAACTCCGTAAGAGTCTCCTTTTTTTATGTTGAATGCTATTGTTGAAGCATCTTTACTAAACTGAAGATTCCATGCATAATCAAAAGTTTCTTCTAAAAGGTTTTCCTCTACTGCCAATGTCCATTCATAGTTTTGTAAAACAAGACAAGCAATGGAATTGTCAGGAAGAAAATTTAGAAAGCAAATCCTTTCATATGAACTATTCCATGTTTTTCCATTTATACATGGTGTAACCTTTTTATCTTCTATCTCAACTGTTGCAGCTAATTTTTCTCCATCTGGGCTTGCAAGCAACTCATGGACAAAAGAGAACTTCTTTTTATATTCATTAACATCACAGATAAATTTTTCTTTAGTTTCCCAATCCCAGTTGAACATGTTAATCGTTATCTATTAAATAACAGACTAAAAAAAAAGTCAAGTATTCGCCTTTACTCAAAAATAATCTCTCTAAAAACGCATTGTTTACACATAATTGACAAAGGAGGCAAACATCCATTATCTCCTACTATTTTGGCAATGAATAAAAAAGTTAGGAAGATATATTGCTGGTTACCACATGTCTAAAGAAGTACACACTATAAAGGACAGATTAGTCTATACTGAACCTTTAAAGAGTGGACATGGTGTACATCAGGGAGTTGTTGCTAAAATAAAACCCCAAAAAACAATCAGTCTTGATGAAGCTTTAAAAAATATCTGCATATAAAAATGAACCTGCTTTTTTTCTTATTCTTGATTTAATTGAAGATCCTCAAAACTTTGGAGCAATTCTGAGAATTGCTGATGCAGCAGGTGTTCATGCAGTTATATATAAAAAAAACAAGGATTAAAATATTTGCTGCAAAGACTCAAGGAAAATATATTTTTTGTAAAACTGATTTTTACTCAACTTTTAGCTATAATATTTAGCTCTGAGAAAAAAGGGATAAGATAAACATTAATACCTTTCTGTGATGAAATTATTCAAATTGCAATGAAAGGCAAGATAAATTCTTTAAATATAGCTGTAGCCACATCTTTACTTGTTTATGAAGTTTTAAGTCAGAGAAAATTATCTAAATAATGAGATTAATATTTTTAATGTGAAAATTACCTTGACATGTGATTTTTTAACTGATATACTTTGTCTAAAAGCTTCAATGCAGAATCGCCATTAATTTTAAGGAGATGAATTAATGGAAAAAATGCTTAACTTAAATGATATTCATCTTTTTTCTATTAGAGATGAGCATTTTCTACTTGATGTTGAAGGCAATAAAATTTTCTCCATCAGTCCTGAAGCATATGAAATAGCTCTTTCGTTAATGTCAGGTAATAAATCAACAAATAAACTTTCTCTACGATATATTCGCGCTGAACGCGAACTTCGTAAAATATTTGATTCTTTTGAGCCATTAAATTCTGAAGAAATAGAGCATAGAAGCAAATTACTTGAAGAGAAACCTTATAAATTGAATGGATTATGGCTTGGACTTGCTCATGCGTGTAACTTGGGCTGTTCTTACTGTTTTGCTAATACTCCCAATTATCTTCAGAATCATCGTCCTTTTATGTCTGAAGAAACTGCTAAAAGAGCTATTGATTTTCTTATAAACCAATCACCTGATATTGAAGAGTATGACATTATTTTCTTTGGTGGAGAACCTCTTTTGAAATTTGATTTACTTCAAAAAGTTGTAGACTACGCTTCATCTTTTCTAATTAATGGTAAAAAGTTTGAATATTCTATTACAACAAATGGAACTCTTTTGACACCTGATGTGTTTAGTTACCTTGTAAAAAATCAAGTATCTATTATGGTTAGCATAGACGGAACCAAGGAAATGCATAACAAGAATAGACCTTACAAGAATGGAAGACCATCTTGGGATGATATAGTTAAGAATATTTCAAGTATTCAGGATGTTGGAAACTGGATTATGGCAAGGGTTACCATAACTTCAACAGATATTCCTCTTATTGAAATTTATAAAACTATGCGTTGTCTTGGATTTATTGATATTGCACTTGTTGAAGTATGTCCGAATTCTGGTGAAATGCCAGTTTTTCCATCAGAAATCATTCCTATATGGAAAGAACAATATCTTGAGCTTGCTGAGCATATTATTGAGACAGAACCAGATGCTTATGAAAGAGGACTTAAATGTCTCACAGTTAACATGCAGGCTTTGAGAGAACGAAGACGTTCTTTTTACTGTTGCTCTACAGGAATCACTTCTTTATATTTAACTCCTGATGAAGAATTTTATCCCTGCATGAGATTAATAACAGAAAAAGGTGAAAATCGTATGGGGGATCTTAAATCAGGCATTGATATGATGAAAGTTAGTCACTTTATTC
The Thermodesulfovibrio yellowstonii DSM 11347 DNA segment above includes these coding regions:
- a CDS encoding radical SAM/SPASM domain-containing protein, which produces MEKMLNLNDIHLFSIRDEHFLLDVEGNKIFSISPEAYEIALSLMSGNKSTNKLSLRYIRAERELRKIFDSFEPLNSEEIEHRSKLLEEKPYKLNGLWLGLAHACNLGCSYCFANTPNYLQNHRPFMSEETAKRAIDFLINQSPDIEEYDIIFFGGEPLLKFDLLQKVVDYASSFLINGKKFEYSITTNGTLLTPDVFSYLVKNQVSIMVSIDGTKEMHNKNRPYKNGRPSWDDIVKNISSIQDVGNWIMARVTITSTDIPLIEIYKTMRCLGFIDIALVEVCPNSGEMPVFPSEIIPIWKEQYLELAEHIIETEPDAYERGLKCLTVNMQALRERRRSFYCCSTGITSLYLTPDEEFYPCMRLITEKGENRMGDLKSGIDMMKVSHFIQNHIFNKRCKECWARYLCGGGCYGDSFAYAKDIRATIDTYCIMTKHKIHVAAYVLKKLKDRKLIPKNNTKISGILTKIRRFAGL
- the tmcD gene encoding electron transfer complex subunit TmcD; its protein translation is MFNWDWETKEKFICDVNEYKKKFSFVHELLASPDGEKLAATVEIEDKKVTPCINGKTWNSSYERICFLNFLPDNSIACLVLQNYEWTLAVEENLLEETFDYAWNLQFSKDASTIAFNIKKGDSYGVCINGKVWENLFFDTRDLFISPDGKKTASYVRTKNPQVLDIFTFKEGVWTVVVDGVAWDKNFISVYGCNFSPDSEKVSATVRLSQQEFSVAANGEIWNEIFPYAWEPLFVDENHICVPVKTQKGFTLAMNGKTIWDKYFVQLWNQRVSTDKKKIAAVVATDFGKWTIAVDGIPWNRTFSQAVLPPQFSPDGKKVAAVVRENNQWTVAVDGIPWKRGFERVWSPQFSPDSSHIITKAEKEGVYFIVLDGEIGKDTFDILWEPQFSPDGEKILVRCIKNGRYYRKILTIGEILR
- a CDS encoding TrmH family RNA methyltransferase, which translates into the protein MLDLIEDPQNFGAILRIADAAGVHAVIYKKNKD
- the tmcC gene encoding TmcC family electron transfer complex membrane anchor subunit, whose amino-acid sequence is MEQFFKDPSIYTLARGPLVWFAFAVFFIGMFYRIWKFLQLAKKERVIYPYLSLKYTLRSVIHWLMPYGSISMKKHPWFTMITFIFHICLIITPIFLIGHIELWYESWKISWWSLPQGLADAMTIIVIVCVLLLLIRRMLQPDVKFLSGKADYLSLFIVSLPFITGFLAHYELLFEYKVMLVIHFIAGEIMLISIPFTRLSHMFLFWLTRAHTGSEFGAVRHSKDY